A genomic stretch from Chitinophagaceae bacterium includes:
- a CDS encoding rod shape-determining protein RodA, with amino-acid sequence MEKKATIGKGVDGTIVLLYYALVIVGFIAIFSVEFRQGDSFVQSLLELKKNYSKQLLFTGISSLVAVSILLTDSKFFTTIANLLYFAGILLMLLTFVIGKDISGSRSWIALGGGFNLQPAELCKVFTALALAKYLSRQETEFTKVRSHLIAFAITLVPAMLSIAQKETGLALVYFSFFLVMYREGLPVSYLIVGFSVAVLFVAAIVVEPNILAIVLTVIAAIMIYYLRRPIRRNRSILILIIGIWFLSVGMQRFALPVLFDKVFKPYQVERILGMFGKEYEPKDPVRKAMLEKELATGKKKDRNYNVKQSKIAIGSGGLLGKGFLKGVTTQGDFVPEQHTDFIFTAIAESFGFWGSALMLGLYLLMLFRIITLAERQRSTFSRVYAYSVAAILFFHVFINICMTIGLMPVIGITLPLLSYGGSSLITFTVLIFIMLRLDADKQMVLR; translated from the coding sequence ATGGAAAAAAAGGCAACGATAGGAAAAGGAGTTGACGGAACCATTGTGTTATTATATTATGCATTGGTGATTGTTGGATTTATTGCCATCTTTTCAGTTGAGTTTCGCCAGGGAGATTCGTTTGTGCAATCATTACTTGAGCTCAAGAAAAATTATTCAAAACAATTATTGTTTACAGGCATCAGCTCATTGGTAGCGGTGTCTATTTTGTTAACTGATAGTAAATTTTTTACAACCATTGCCAATCTTCTATATTTTGCCGGGATATTACTGATGCTGCTCACTTTTGTAATAGGTAAGGATATCAGCGGCTCCAGATCGTGGATTGCTTTAGGAGGTGGATTTAACCTGCAGCCTGCAGAATTATGCAAGGTTTTTACAGCGTTGGCATTAGCAAAATATTTAAGCAGGCAGGAAACAGAGTTTACAAAAGTCCGGTCGCATCTGATTGCGTTCGCAATCACTTTAGTGCCGGCTATGTTATCTATTGCTCAAAAAGAAACCGGGCTGGCTTTGGTTTACTTTTCTTTTTTCCTGGTAATGTACAGAGAGGGGTTACCTGTATCATATCTTATTGTTGGTTTTTCTGTAGCTGTCTTGTTTGTTGCAGCTATTGTAGTTGAACCAAATATTCTGGCAATTGTGTTAACAGTGATCGCTGCAATTATGATTTATTATCTGCGCAGACCCATAAGAAGAAACCGGAGTATTTTGATTTTGATCATCGGAATCTGGTTTTTAAGTGTTGGAATGCAGCGCTTTGCCCTTCCGGTATTATTTGATAAGGTATTTAAGCCTTACCAGGTTGAACGTATCCTTGGTATGTTTGGTAAAGAGTATGAGCCTAAAGATCCAGTGCGGAAAGCAATGCTTGAAAAGGAACTTGCAACTGGTAAAAAGAAAGACCGGAATTACAATGTAAAGCAATCAAAGATTGCGATTGGCTCTGGCGGGTTATTGGGGAAAGGCTTTTTAAAAGGAGTAACCACGCAGGGCGATTTTGTACCTGAACAGCATACTGATTTTATTTTCACTGCCATTGCCGAAAGCTTTGGTTTTTGGGGCAGTGCATTAATGCTCGGTTTATATCTGCTGATGCTTTTCCGGATTATTACACTTGCTGAAAGGCAGCGTAGTACTTTTTCAAGGGTTTACGCCTATAGTGTAGCTGCTATTCTGTTCTTTCATGTGTTTATTAATATTTGTATGACGATTGGCCTGATGCCGGTTATTGGCATTACGCTGCCATTATTAAGCTATGGAGGGTCGTCATTAATTACCTTTACTGTTCTTATTTTTATTATGCTTCGTCTGGACGCAGATAAACAAATGGTTCTTCGTTAA
- the mrdA gene encoding penicillin-binding protein 2, translating into MAEFNQSRQTTIRIIIGVVFAIILVRLMTLQLFSSKYAKLATDQAILRKVVYPSRGIIFDRKGKAILDNITMYDLMVTPSQLKGIDTFSLCRILNIDTAEFKKRVITAIIKNSRNRASVFESLLSPEKYAKVNENLFRFQPAFFLQERPIRSYPFKAAAHIMGYVGEVDSSMLKRSNFFYQMGDFAGRSGIESYYEKILMGKRGIQYILRDNFNWPIGKYEKGEFDTASVAGRHLNTYIDVEVQQLAEKLMQGKVGSVVAIEPSTGGIIAMTSGPTYDPNELTGSDSRKNFSRLFLDPASPLLNRGMQGVYPPGSTFKPIDAFVALDEGLITPSFGYSCFGRYSPCGRPACEHSNAGHAANLSLAIANSCNSFFADVFRKAIDNKQYGSVEVGLMKWKEYMTGFGLGHKLGVDLPGEYAGYIPDTSRYNKVFRKGGWNSCTIASLGIGQGEIQVTPLQMANAVCLIANRGYYYTPHFVKSIDGETAEDTILNKYRRKITPLHIPDTSFQAVINGMEMVVTNGTARNAKIDGFNVCAKTGTVENYFRGKKQQNHSFFIAFAPKENPRIAICVVVENAGFGATWAGPIASLLMENS; encoded by the coding sequence ATGGCCGAATTTAACCAATCGAGACAAACAACTATCCGGATCATCATAGGCGTTGTGTTTGCAATTATCCTTGTGCGGTTGATGACACTGCAATTATTTTCATCGAAGTATGCAAAGCTTGCAACCGACCAGGCCATTTTGCGTAAAGTGGTTTATCCCAGCAGGGGTATAATTTTCGATCGTAAGGGTAAAGCCATTCTTGACAATATAACCATGTATGACCTGATGGTTACTCCATCACAATTAAAAGGAATTGATACATTTTCTCTTTGCCGCATCTTAAATATCGATACAGCTGAGTTTAAGAAAAGAGTGATTACAGCCATCATCAAGAACTCAAGAAACAGGGCATCTGTTTTCGAATCACTACTTTCTCCTGAAAAATATGCAAAGGTGAATGAGAATTTATTCCGCTTTCAACCAGCCTTCTTTTTGCAGGAACGTCCAATCCGCAGTTATCCGTTTAAAGCAGCGGCACATATCATGGGGTATGTAGGTGAAGTGGATTCTTCAATGCTGAAGAGGTCTAACTTTTTTTACCAGATGGGCGATTTTGCCGGGCGCAGCGGAATAGAAAGTTATTATGAAAAAATTCTGATGGGCAAGCGGGGCATACAATATATTCTGCGTGATAATTTTAACTGGCCCATTGGTAAGTATGAAAAAGGGGAGTTTGATACAGCTTCTGTTGCAGGCCGTCATCTTAATACATACATTGATGTTGAAGTGCAGCAACTCGCTGAAAAATTAATGCAGGGTAAAGTTGGAAGTGTGGTTGCTATTGAACCAAGTACAGGAGGCATCATTGCAATGACATCGGGACCAACCTATGATCCCAATGAATTAACAGGCTCCGATTCAAGAAAAAATTTCAGCCGATTATTTTTAGATCCTGCTTCACCGTTATTGAATCGTGGTATGCAGGGCGTTTATCCGCCCGGCTCAACCTTTAAACCGATTGATGCGTTTGTAGCATTGGATGAAGGGTTAATCACTCCTTCATTTGGATATTCCTGCTTTGGGCGTTACAGTCCTTGCGGAAGACCTGCCTGCGAACACAGCAATGCCGGTCATGCTGCTAATCTCTCTCTTGCAATCGCCAACTCATGCAATTCTTTTTTTGCTGATGTGTTTCGTAAGGCCATCGATAATAAACAATACGGGAGTGTTGAAGTTGGTTTAATGAAATGGAAAGAGTATATGACGGGATTTGGTTTGGGCCATAAATTGGGAGTTGATTTGCCGGGTGAGTATGCAGGATATATACCAGATACTTCACGATACAATAAAGTATTCCGTAAGGGAGGCTGGAATTCATGTACGATTGCATCACTTGGAATTGGACAGGGTGAAATACAGGTTACTCCGCTGCAAATGGCGAATGCAGTTTGTTTGATTGCTAACCGAGGTTATTATTATACACCGCATTTTGTAAAATCAATTGATGGAGAAACAGCAGAGGATACAATCTTAAATAAATACAGAAGGAAAATTACTCCTCTTCATATTCCCGATACTTCCTTCCAGGCGGTAATTAACGGAATGGAAATGGTGGTAACGAATGGTACAGCACGTAATGCAAAAATTGACGGCTTTAACGTGTGTGCTAAAACAGGAACAGTAGAAAATTATTTTAGAGGTAAAAAGCAACAGAACCATTCTTTCTTTATTGCCTTTGCGCCGAAAGAAAATCCAAGAATTGCTATTTGTGTAGTGGTTGAAAATGCCGGGTTTGGTGCAACCTGGGCCGGGCCAATTGCTTCATTGTTGATGGAAAATTCTTAA
- a CDS encoding rod shape-determining protein MreD gives MSSLLRNIIRLMLFILVQVFVLNQIPPLHQYITPYIYFLFILWLPFSIGRSSLLIVSFITGLCLDFFTKTPGLHAAACVFIGYVRPFLVNLLMSQQGKEFNYREPSVTSLGFSQYVTYAVVLTLFHHAVLFTIQAFQFGNILYLLLKTAGSTVISLLLITVIEIIFIRKQKFLTNT, from the coding sequence ATGAGCAGTCTCTTACGAAATATTATCCGTTTGATGTTGTTTATACTGGTACAGGTATTTGTACTGAATCAAATTCCGCCATTGCATCAGTACATCACACCCTATATTTATTTTCTGTTTATTTTATGGCTGCCATTCAGTATTGGCAGAAGCAGTTTGCTGATTGTATCATTTATTACAGGACTATGTCTCGATTTTTTTACTAAAACACCGGGTCTGCATGCAGCCGCCTGTGTGTTTATAGGATATGTACGACCATTCCTGGTAAACTTACTGATGTCGCAGCAGGGAAAAGAGTTTAATTACCGTGAACCTTCAGTAACAAGCCTTGGTTTTTCACAGTATGTTACCTATGCAGTTGTGCTTACGCTTTTCCATCACGCAGTTTTATTTACCATACAGGCATTCCAGTTCGGAAATATTTTATATCTTTTATTAAAAACAGCCGGGTCAACAGTAATAAGTCTTTTACTTATAACAGTGATTGAAATTATTTTTATCCGCAAACAGAAGTTTTTAACCAATACCTGA
- the mreC gene encoding rod shape-determining protein MreC: MRNLFAFIRRFSVLLFFLLLEIISMVLLFRYNKFHQAAYMDTAGEITGSIEAQYNKVDGYFHLKKENEEMRRKLNEVQNKLAENFSSPDTAQRIITDTVSIDTSGSKRKYLYMDAEVVNNSITQPNNYFTIHRGTKQGIEPGMVVLSPNGVAGVVMDVTENFATVMSMLNKQSRISARLKKTGESGRIEWDGANPRIVLLRDIPKSVKLAKGDSVITSQYSDFPPGVMIGIIEKVFLEQSTNNYLLHVRPSNDFSRLQNVFVVSNLQRKEQLELENKLKKKK, encoded by the coding sequence GTGCGGAACCTTTTCGCTTTTATCAGGCGTTTTTCAGTGTTGCTGTTTTTTCTGTTGTTGGAAATCATCAGCATGGTTCTTCTATTCCGCTATAATAAATTTCATCAGGCTGCTTATATGGATACCGCCGGCGAAATTACCGGCAGCATTGAAGCTCAATATAATAAAGTAGACGGCTACTTTCATTTGAAAAAAGAAAATGAAGAGATGCGCCGGAAACTGAATGAAGTACAGAATAAATTAGCTGAAAATTTTTCAAGCCCTGATACTGCTCAGCGCATCATTACAGATACAGTTTCAATTGACACTTCCGGCAGCAAACGCAAGTATTTATATATGGATGCTGAGGTAGTGAATAATTCCATTACCCAACCCAACAATTATTTTACCATTCACCGGGGAACGAAGCAGGGAATAGAACCGGGCATGGTTGTATTATCTCCAAATGGCGTGGCTGGTGTTGTGATGGATGTAACCGAAAATTTTGCAACTGTAATGAGTATGCTGAATAAGCAAAGCCGCATCAGTGCAAGGTTAAAGAAAACTGGTGAAAGTGGAAGAATTGAGTGGGATGGGGCGAATCCAAGAATCGTTTTGCTGAGAGATATTCCGAAAAGCGTCAAGCTTGCAAAAGGCGATTCTGTTATCACCAGCCAGTACTCTGATTTTCCTCCGGGAGTGATGATCGGGATTATTGAAAAAGTTTTTTTAGAACAGAGTACCAATAACTATTTGCTGCATGTAAGGCCATCGAATGATTTCAGCCGCCTGCAAAATGTATTTGTAGTAAGTAACCTGCAGCGCAAAGAACAACTTGAACTGGAAAATAAACTGAAGAAGAAAAAATGA
- a CDS encoding rod shape-determining protein: MGLFNFFIQEIAIDLGTANTLIIHNDEIVVNEPSIVALDRNNPKNVLAVGKKALMMHEKTHESIRTVRPLKDGVIADFNAAELMIRELIKLVLTKKPLFAPKWRMMICIPSSITEVEKRAVRDSAEQAGAQEVYLLHEPMAAALGIGIDVEEPVGNMIVDIGGGTTGITVIALAGIVCDQSIRIAGDEFTADIMEALRRYHSLLIGERTAEQIKIQIGAAMKDLENPPDDIPVNGRDLVTGIPKQIMVSYQEVAEALDKSIFKIEEAILKALEMTPPELAADIYRRGIYITGGGALLRGLDKRLNQKIKLPVHIADDPLKSVVRGTGIALKNYNRYPFVMRN, encoded by the coding sequence ATGGGACTCTTCAATTTTTTTATTCAGGAAATAGCAATTGATCTTGGTACTGCTAATACCCTCATTATACACAACGATGAGATTGTTGTAAACGAACCTTCTATCGTAGCACTTGACCGTAATAATCCTAAGAATGTACTGGCCGTTGGTAAGAAGGCCCTCATGATGCATGAAAAAACACATGAAAGTATACGTACAGTAAGACCGTTGAAAGACGGGGTAATTGCGGATTTTAACGCAGCTGAGTTAATGATCAGGGAACTGATTAAACTCGTATTAACCAAAAAGCCATTGTTCGCTCCCAAATGGAGAATGATGATTTGCATACCCAGCAGTATTACCGAAGTTGAAAAAAGAGCGGTAAGAGACAGTGCTGAGCAGGCTGGTGCCCAGGAAGTGTATTTGCTTCATGAGCCAATGGCAGCCGCACTTGGTATTGGTATTGATGTGGAAGAACCGGTTGGTAATATGATTGTGGATATAGGAGGCGGTACTACCGGTATTACTGTTATTGCCCTTGCCGGTATTGTGTGCGATCAGAGTATCCGTATTGCCGGTGATGAATTTACAGCAGATATTATGGAGGCCCTGCGCCGTTATCATAGTTTATTGATTGGTGAACGTACTGCCGAACAAATCAAAATTCAGATAGGTGCTGCAATGAAAGACCTGGAAAATCCGCCCGATGATATTCCTGTAAATGGCCGTGACCTTGTAACAGGTATTCCCAAGCAGATTATGGTCAGCTACCAGGAAGTTGCTGAGGCTTTAGACAAGAGTATTTTCAAAATTGAAGAAGCCATTCTGAAAGCTTTAGAAATGACACCTCCTGAACTGGCGGCTGATATCTATCGCAGAGGTATTTATATAACAGGTGGTGGGGCTTTGCTCCGTGGCCTGGATAAACGTCTCAACCAGAAAATCAAACTACCTGTTCATATTGCCGACGATCCGTTAAAAAGCGTGGTAAGAGGTACAGGTATTGCACTTAAAAATTACAATCGCTATCCGTTTGTGATGCGTAACTAA